In Flavobacterium sp. N1736, the following are encoded in one genomic region:
- a CDS encoding glycoside hydrolase family 130 protein, with amino-acid sequence MRVSIIRKNIKFTPDSKRVVARYFMNGEERTQQMVGRIMMLDEKQVLQTLEQTLREFARRHRNISSIFIKHCEKIKYIIEGMQIDYDALSIDRKMLIGSFCTMEYAIESAAIFNPSIIEDFDQSGLQTGEKRVIISFRATGEGHISSIVFRRGILDKDNNLQIMKNGNNIDKAEIEHKTLYNKERFLSKLSEMHTQDKYITQIMQDLPDEFEFAVLKSMVTTALADPSIRQERRTALEEIIWLANSFYDLQFKHDSDITERVIFPISDSESRGIEDARFVRFTDDDGSTRVMATYTAYNGHAILPKLISTEDFYNFRVMPMHGVGAQNKNLALFPRKINGKFAMLARIDGVNNYIMYSDRQTQWNTPILLQEPRYTWELTQIGNCGSPLWTSEGWLVITHGVGAMRCYCIGASLFDLDDPSKEIGRLKEPLVSPLEDEREGYVPNVVYSCGAIIHNNSLILPYAVSDYSSTYATVDMVELLTALKDSNNH; translated from the coding sequence ATGCGAGTATCAATCATTCGAAAAAATATAAAATTTACCCCAGATTCCAAAAGAGTAGTTGCACGATATTTTATGAATGGTGAAGAACGGACACAGCAAATGGTGGGCCGTATTATGATGCTTGACGAAAAACAGGTATTGCAAACCTTAGAACAAACACTTCGAGAATTTGCCAGGCGTCATCGAAATATTTCGAGCATATTTATTAAACACTGCGAAAAAATCAAATATATCATTGAAGGAATGCAAATTGATTACGATGCACTTTCTATAGATCGAAAAATGCTTATCGGATCTTTTTGTACCATGGAATATGCGATTGAATCTGCCGCTATTTTTAATCCTTCCATTATAGAAGATTTTGATCAGTCAGGTCTTCAAACGGGCGAAAAACGTGTTATTATTTCCTTTCGTGCCACAGGCGAAGGTCATATTTCATCTATTGTTTTTAGACGAGGAATTCTTGACAAAGACAATAACCTGCAAATAATGAAAAACGGTAATAATATTGATAAAGCCGAAATCGAACATAAAACCTTATACAATAAAGAGCGATTTTTATCAAAATTATCCGAAATGCATACGCAGGACAAATACATTACGCAAATCATGCAGGATTTGCCGGATGAATTTGAATTTGCAGTATTAAAAAGCATGGTAACTACAGCCCTTGCAGATCCGTCGATTCGTCAGGAAAGAAGAACCGCACTCGAAGAAATAATCTGGCTGGCAAATTCATTTTATGACCTGCAGTTTAAACACGATTCTGATATTACAGAACGAGTTATATTTCCAATATCCGACTCTGAAAGCCGCGGTATAGAAGATGCGCGTTTTGTTCGCTTCACAGATGATGACGGTTCTACACGCGTAATGGCGACTTATACCGCTTATAATGGTCATGCGATATTGCCTAAACTCATTTCGACAGAGGATTTTTATAATTTCAGGGTAATGCCAATGCATGGTGTTGGTGCTCAGAATAAAAATCTGGCATTATTTCCAAGAAAAATAAACGGTAAATTTGCTATGCTTGCCCGTATCGATGGTGTCAATAATTACATCATGTATTCAGACAGGCAAACGCAATGGAACACTCCTATTTTGCTGCAAGAACCGCGTTATACGTGGGAACTTACACAAATAGGAAACTGCGGTTCTCCCCTCTGGACATCTGAAGGCTGGCTTGTAATCACGCACGGCGTTGGTGCAATGCGATGTTATTGCATTGGTGCTTCGTTATTTGATCTCGATGATCCATCTAAAGAAATTGGGCGACTTAAAGAACCTTTAGTTTCACCACTAGAAGATGAACGAGAAGGTTATGTGCCCAATGTCGTTTATTCCTGCGGTGCCATTATTCACAACAACAGCCTTATTTTGCCTTATGCCGTTTCTGATTATTCGTCTACGTACGCTACAGTAGATATGGTCGAATTATTAACTGCACTTAAAGACAGTAATAATCACTAA